The Candidatus Dependentiae bacterium DNA segment CCTACATAAGCAAGGCTGATTATCATAAAATATTAATAAATATAATAAGTTACTTTAGAAGCTTTATAATTTCAGGAAATGATGATTTTGTTGCTTGAGAAAACTCAGGAGACTTATAGACCTCTTGTATAACAGTTAAAACAGTTTTCCCTTGTACGTCCTTTATATTTTTATCAGCACCTTTGGAAAGCAGTAATTTCACGCTATCAACATTTCCTCCTGCTGCAGCTATAAAAAGTGGTGTATGACCTTGCTTGTCTTGGATATTAACAAGAGCACCTTTTTCAAGAAGATACTTAATAATTTGATTATGCTCATAGGCTGCTGCTTGATGAAGTGGAGTCATGCCTGAAGCATCATGAGCTTGCAGATCAGCACCGGCATCAAGCAATACTTTAAGTATTGCGGGGTTATCCGTATACAGAGCAGCTTGTAGTAGAGCTTCATCTTTTTCTTTCTGATCTTGAGTAGCCAATGTGCTCTTTTTTAAAGCTTCTTGTACTTGAGCTAAATTATCATGTTTAATAGCTTTTATAAGTTCAGTGCGAGCCTTTGCAAAGTTGACTAGGCTTATAAAAAGAAGTACTAAAGTAACTGTAAACTGTTTTTTCATTATTTCTCCTTAATGGTATAAACAAATGTTCCTAGTACTTAGTATATATAATTTATTTTATATTTGTAAATGATTATATATTTTTATTCTCTTTATATGCTTTTTTAAAGCCCTGCAAAGCTCTCCATAAAATTAGCTTTTTTATAAAAATTAAATAGACTATCTTTTATAACTATCACATTACTTTTTAGGAGAAATATAATGAAGAAGTCGCTCTCTATTTTTAGCCTAACTTTAGCTTTTTTTGCGCTAACACAAGCAACTAAGTTTGACATTAGTCTTGTGGCAACACAACCTGCTAGCGCTCCTTTAGTTATAAAGCAAGAAAATGTCTGTTTTTGTCACAACAAAAAATGGCATGCTACCGCTCAAAATATTACATTTAACCTTGAGGAAATTTTAAGAACAGAAGAACAAGAAGCTACTTTTCAAGGGACTATAACAGTTAAAGAGAGCACCAGCCCGCAAACATTTTTATTAAAAGTATCACCTAAAAAGAACGGCTCTATTAGTTTTGCTAGTGATACTTATTCATTTAGCGTGTGTATAAAACCAAGTTAACCCAATGTAACATACTGTAACGGAACAAAATATGAAATACATTAATTTACTTATCATGGCTCTTTTGTCGTTTGTATCCATGTACATACTTATGTACATTATGGTTGATAGCTACTCTAATGTTTACCTGAACCTTAATCAACTTTATATGGCTGGTGCAATGACTGCCCCTATGTTACTTATAGAATTACTACTTATGGGCTCTATGTACACCAATAAAAAACTTAATGCAGCCATTATACTCTCTAGTACAGCAGTACTGATAGTATTAATAACTTGTGTTAGAAAACAGACAGCCATAACCGACAAAGAGTTTTTAAAGTCTATGATTCCACATCACGCTGCTGCCCTTTTAATGTGTAAACAAAATCACTTACAAGATCCTGAGCTTAAAAAACTTTGTAGTACTATCAGCTCAACACAGCAACAAGAAATTGATTTCATGAAATCAAAACTGAAACAGAAAGCATAGAAAA contains these protein-coding regions:
- a CDS encoding ankyrin repeat domain-containing protein, producing MKKQFTVTLVLLFISLVNFAKARTELIKAIKHDNLAQVQEALKKSTLATQDQKEKDEALLQAALYTDNPAILKVLLDAGADLQAHDASGMTPLHQAAAYEHNQIIKYLLEKGALVNIQDKQGHTPLFIAAAGGNVDSVKLLLSKGADKNIKDVQGKTVLTVIQEVYKSPEFSQATKSSFPEIIKLLK
- a CDS encoding DUF305 domain-containing protein, with the translated sequence MKYINLLIMALLSFVSMYILMYIMVDSYSNVYLNLNQLYMAGAMTAPMLLIELLLMGSMYTNKKLNAAIILSSTAVLIVLITCVRKQTAITDKEFLKSMIPHHAAALLMCKQNHLQDPELKKLCSTISSTQQQEIDFMKSKLKQKA